A stretch of Lactuca sativa cultivar Salinas chromosome 6, Lsat_Salinas_v11, whole genome shotgun sequence DNA encodes these proteins:
- the LOC111898820 gene encoding transcription factor bHLH145, with translation MVCQSAGQTRFRALKHENGTAGSATIIVKVIACFQPLDDCQAEYFRHLLKPLMEKGFESWFQNQKIDWQSSNQIPPSAPFDSWPRATIPCYGNTLPTMRQEPCGWFYGLPRHRQGVNVIPVVNNKEQLQVTTTIPDVGNTTNGGQKKFLVFDQSGDQTTLIYSSGVGPAPIRYQFPLSNNPKPQSGSNPVRINENDSKSEMREDTEELNALLYSDDDDDDYSEETSTGHSPSSMMFVEQKGQNGNGKEEEVASSGGDGKKRKREDGGSIVNSLEDTASSGESGVGNEGVGVFEEELDSLLLSNKKLRKDKMKETINLLQNLIPGDKNGKSAVMVIDEAICYLRSLKEKAKDLGLDSL, from the exons ATGGTGTGTCAATCAGCTGGACAAACAAGATTTCGGGCTTTGAAACACGAAAATGGAACAGCTGGGAGCGCCACCATAATTGTTAAAGTTATAGCATGCTTTCAACCTCTAGATGATTGTCAG gccGAATACTTCCGCCATTTGCTTAAACCT TTAATGGAAAAGGGTTTTGAATCTTGGTTTCAAAACCAGAAAATCGATTGGCAATCATCCAATCAGATTCCACCGAGTGCCCCATTTGATTCTTGGCCTCGAGCTACAATCCCATGTTATGGGAACACGCTTCCAACCATGCGTCAAGAACCATGTGGTTGGTTCTACGGTTTGCCACGTCATCGCCAGGGTGTTAATGTCATCCCTGTGGTTAACAACAAAGAACAACTTCAAGTTACAACTACAATCCCTGATGTGGGAAACACCACAAATGGTGGACAAAAGAAGTTTCTTGTGTTTGATCAATCCGGTGATCAAACAACTTTGATTTATAGTTCGGGAGTGGGACCCGCTCCTATTCGATACCAATTCCCGTTGTCAAATAACCCGAAACCGCAATCCGGGTCAAACCCGGTTCGTATTAATGAAAATGATTCAAAAAGTGAGATGAGGGAGGATACTGAAGAGCTTAACGCTTTGTTGTattctgatgatgatgatgatgattattcTGAGGAGACGAGTACAGGGCATTCCCCTAGTTCAATGATGTTTGTTGAACAAAAAGGGCAAAATGGGAATGGAAAAGAAGAGGAAGTTGCGAGTTCAGGGGGAGATGGGAAAAAGCGTAAACGGGAGGATGGGGGTAGTATTGTAAATTCACTCGAGGACACTGCAAGCTCGGGGGAATCTGGGGTTGGGAATGAGGGAGTTGGAGTGTTTGAGGAAGAATTGGATAGTTTGTTGTTGAGTAATAAGAAATTGAGGAAAGACAAGATGAAGGAGACTATAAATTTGCTTCAGAATTTGATTCCTGGTGATAAAAATGGAAAGAGTGCTGTAATGGTTATTGATGAAGCTATCTgttatttgagaagtttgaaggAGAAAGCTAAAGATTTGGGGCTTGATTCTCTTTAA